The Streptomyces sp. NBC_01275 genome has a segment encoding these proteins:
- a CDS encoding acyl-CoA dehydrogenase family protein, with translation MDASLTAEQDEIRRTLRELLHKRCGSEELRAALATPAGHDPALWTVLADQLGLPGLALPEAYGGVGCPVTDLALAAEETGRALAPSPLVATAVLAAPLILALGTDAQRAHLLPRIASGALTAALAVPGTALATALALTGVNGGDWAGGGRAGGVQARCVQGAWRLYGEAAQVLDGHSAGLLVVAAHTGGFVRSRPLLFLVRADAAGLVRARQTALDATRPQARVQLRNVEAELLGGEGDAGGAEADVPKALAQTGDRAAAVLACEAVGAADRALERTVEYVGQREQFGRAIGSFQAVQHRLADVYVQVQAARSAAYYAAWATAHGERVGGLALAQALEALRSAAGEAVQLHGGVGFTWEHDAHLYFKRAAGDELLFGPVHRLRAHAADEAGLFDRTEVSV, from the coding sequence CGCCGTACGCTGCGCGAGCTGCTCCACAAGCGGTGCGGCTCCGAGGAGTTGAGGGCCGCCCTCGCCACTCCCGCCGGACACGACCCCGCCCTGTGGACCGTCCTCGCCGACCAGTTGGGCCTGCCCGGACTCGCGCTTCCGGAGGCCTACGGCGGCGTCGGGTGCCCGGTCACCGATCTCGCCCTCGCCGCCGAGGAGACCGGCCGGGCCCTCGCCCCCTCCCCGCTCGTCGCGACCGCCGTCCTCGCCGCACCGCTGATCCTCGCCCTCGGCACCGACGCCCAGCGCGCCCACCTGCTCCCCCGCATCGCCTCCGGCGCCCTGACCGCCGCCCTCGCCGTTCCCGGAACCGCTCTCGCCACCGCTCTCGCCCTGACCGGGGTCAACGGCGGCGACTGGGCCGGCGGCGGACGGGCCGGGGGAGTGCAGGCCCGGTGCGTCCAGGGCGCGTGGCGGCTGTACGGGGAGGCCGCGCAGGTCCTCGACGGGCACAGCGCCGGGCTGCTGGTCGTCGCCGCCCACACCGGGGGGTTCGTACGGTCCCGGCCGCTGCTGTTCCTGGTCCGGGCCGACGCCGCCGGTCTCGTCCGCGCACGGCAGACCGCCCTCGACGCGACCCGACCGCAGGCCCGCGTCCAACTCCGCAATGTGGAGGCCGAGTTGCTGGGCGGCGAAGGGGATGCGGGGGGCGCGGAGGCGGACGTGCCCAAGGCCCTTGCCCAGACGGGCGACCGTGCCGCCGCCGTCCTCGCCTGCGAGGCGGTCGGGGCCGCAGACCGAGCGCTGGAGCGGACCGTCGAATACGTTGGACAGCGCGAGCAGTTCGGGCGGGCGATCGGCTCCTTCCAGGCTGTGCAGCACCGGCTGGCCGACGTCTACGTCCAGGTCCAGGCGGCCCGCTCCGCCGCCTACTACGCCGCCTGGGCCACCGCCCATGGCGAGCGGGTCGGCGGGCTCGCCCTCGCCCAGGCCCTGGAGGCGCTGCGCAGTGCCGCCGGGGAGGCCGTCCAGCTGCACGGCGGCGTCGGCTTCACCTGGGAGCACGACGCCCACCTGTACTTCAAGCGGGCCGCCGGAGACGAACTGCTGTTCGGACCCGTGCACCGGCTGCGCGCCCACGCGGCCGACGAGGCCGGACTCTTCGACCGTACGGAGGTATCGGTGTGA
- a CDS encoding VOC family protein, protein MAENRASVNTEGDAGGVEEGVPCWVDAQLPDVDAGRRFYGELFGWTFEAAHGSSVWGLLDGAPVAALAHKTDGRMPTVWTVYFATPDVTATARRIQAAGGQVVMAPLPVDGQGVAALAADPEGAVFGLWQPGSHPGFGVRHAPGAFAWAQLYARDTDAANTFYGHLFHAALFGPGAHPDFGRAPVADVFPEMMPPHVLVHFGVEDCEAALGTVSRLGGRLQAGPFTASYGTVAVVTDNQGASFALLQR, encoded by the coding sequence ATGGCCGAAAACAGGGCATCGGTGAACACAGAGGGTGACGCCGGAGGCGTCGAGGAGGGCGTCCCCTGCTGGGTGGACGCCCAGCTCCCGGACGTCGACGCGGGCAGGCGTTTCTACGGCGAGCTCTTCGGGTGGACCTTCGAGGCCGCCCATGGCTCCTCGGTGTGGGGGCTGCTGGACGGAGCGCCCGTCGCCGCGCTCGCCCACAAGACGGACGGCCGGATGCCCACCGTGTGGACGGTGTACTTCGCGACCCCGGACGTCACGGCGACCGCCCGGCGGATCCAGGCGGCCGGCGGGCAGGTGGTGATGGCCCCGCTGCCGGTCGACGGGCAGGGCGTCGCCGCGCTCGCCGCCGACCCCGAGGGCGCCGTCTTCGGCCTGTGGCAGCCCGGCAGCCACCCCGGTTTCGGCGTCCGGCACGCCCCCGGCGCCTTCGCCTGGGCGCAGCTGTACGCCCGGGACACCGACGCCGCCAACACCTTCTACGGCCATCTCTTCCACGCGGCCCTCTTCGGCCCCGGCGCGCATCCCGACTTCGGCCGGGCCCCGGTCGCCGACGTCTTCCCGGAGATGATGCCGCCGCATGTCCTCGTCCATTTCGGCGTGGAGGACTGCGAGGCGGCCCTGGGCACGGTGAGCAGGCTCGGCGGGCGCCTCCAGGCGGGCCCGTTCACGGCGTCGTACGGCACGGTGGCCGTCGTCACGGACAATCAGGGGGCGTCGTTCGCGCTCCTCCAGCGCTGA
- a CDS encoding nitroreductase/quinone reductase family protein: MIGVRLVQRVSSTRSFAKVAPHVIPALDRAVHRLTRGKVLLSAQMLPGVILTATGARSGRPRRTPLACMPEADGAGWILVGSNFGRTGHPAWTANLLAHPDAEVSWQGADIPVTARLLAGEERAAVWKTLLTFWPPYATYQARVEREIRLFRIVPR, translated from the coding sequence GTGATCGGCGTTCGGCTCGTCCAGAGGGTGTCCTCGACCCGGTCCTTCGCGAAGGTCGCCCCGCATGTCATCCCCGCGCTCGACCGGGCCGTCCATCGGCTTACCCGGGGAAAGGTGCTGCTCAGCGCCCAGATGCTGCCGGGGGTGATCCTCACGGCGACCGGGGCGAGGAGCGGTCGGCCGCGCCGTACGCCGCTGGCCTGCATGCCGGAGGCGGACGGCGCCGGCTGGATCCTGGTCGGCTCCAACTTCGGCCGCACCGGGCACCCCGCCTGGACCGCCAACCTCCTCGCCCACCCCGACGCCGAGGTCAGCTGGCAGGGCGCCGACATCCCGGTGACGGCGCGGCTGCTGGCGGGAGAGGAGCGGGCGGCGGTCTGGAAGACGCTGCTGACGTTCTGGCCGCCGTACGCCACCTACCAGGCGCGGGTGGAGCGGGAGATACGGCTGTTCCGGATCGTTCCTCGGTAA
- a CDS encoding TetR family transcriptional regulator, which produces MRTVDGRVAGRRGQATRQKLLDCLSEMLSSSPYRDVKVIDVARKAGTSPATFYQYFPDVEGAVLEIAEQMAAEGAELTALLEGRSWVGKAGWQTAQELVDGFLEFWRRNDAILRVVDLGAAEGDKRFYKLRMKILNSVNNSLADAVAELQSKGKVDKDVNPAAVAGSLVAMLAAVASHQKGFTTWGVKQAELKPNLALLVHLGITGKKPTK; this is translated from the coding sequence GTGCGTACCGTCGACGGCCGCGTGGCCGGTCGACGCGGGCAGGCGACGCGGCAGAAGCTGCTCGACTGCCTCAGCGAGATGCTCAGCTCCTCTCCCTACCGGGACGTCAAGGTCATCGACGTCGCCCGGAAGGCGGGCACTTCGCCCGCGACCTTCTACCAGTACTTCCCGGACGTCGAGGGCGCGGTACTGGAGATCGCCGAGCAAATGGCCGCCGAGGGCGCGGAGTTGACCGCGCTGCTCGAAGGCCGGTCGTGGGTCGGCAAGGCGGGCTGGCAGACGGCGCAGGAACTCGTCGACGGGTTCCTGGAGTTCTGGCGGAGGAACGACGCGATCCTGCGGGTCGTCGATCTCGGCGCGGCCGAGGGCGACAAGCGTTTCTACAAACTCCGGATGAAGATCCTCAACTCGGTCAACAACTCCCTGGCGGACGCGGTCGCCGAGTTGCAGTCCAAGGGCAAGGTCGACAAGGACGTGAACCCGGCGGCGGTCGCCGGTTCGCTGGTCGCGATGCTCGCGGCGGTCGCCTCGCACCAGAAGGGCTTCACGACGTGGGGCGTCAAGCAGGCTGAACTCAAGCCGAACCTGGCCCTGTTGGTGCACCTGGGCATCACCGGCAAGAAGCCGACGAAATAG
- a CDS encoding Lrp/AsnC family transcriptional regulator: MDDVDRKILAELQQDGRLTVTELAARVRLSVSPCHRRLRELERSGAISGYRAVVEPTAVGLAFEALVFVSMRQEDRDTVADFERAVAEVEHVLDAQRLFGEPDYLLRVATADLAAFQRLYDERLTTLPGVQRLTSTLVMKHVVRDRPLPA, translated from the coding sequence ATGGACGACGTGGACCGGAAAATCCTTGCCGAGTTGCAGCAGGACGGGCGGCTGACCGTGACCGAGCTGGCCGCGCGGGTGCGGCTGAGCGTCTCGCCGTGCCACCGTCGGCTGCGGGAGCTGGAGCGGTCCGGGGCGATCAGCGGCTATCGCGCGGTCGTGGAGCCGACCGCCGTCGGGCTGGCCTTCGAGGCGCTGGTCTTCGTCTCGATGCGGCAGGAGGACCGGGACACGGTCGCCGACTTCGAACGGGCGGTGGCCGAGGTGGAACACGTGCTGGACGCGCAGCGGCTGTTCGGGGAGCCGGACTATCTGCTGCGGGTGGCCACCGCCGACCTCGCGGCCTTCCAACGGCTGTACGACGAAAGGCTGACGACGCTGCCGGGCGTGCAGCGGCTGACGTCGACGCTGGTGATGAAGCACGTGGTGCGGGACCGGCCGCTGCCCGCGTGA
- a CDS encoding PQQ-binding-like beta-propeller repeat protein: MVDQLTQHDPRRIGPFEVLGRLGAGGMGLVYLARSASGRRVAIKTVRTELAEDQLFRVRFTREVEAARAVSGFYTAAVVDADPRAAVPWLATAYVPAPSLEEIVNDCGPMPAQAVRWLAAGVAEALQSIHGAGLVHRDLKPSNVLVVEDGPRVIDFGIASGVSNTRLTMTNVAVGTPAYMSPEQAKDSRSVTGASDVFSLGSMLVFAATGHPPFHGANPVETVFMLLREGPDLEGLPDELRPLIESCMQMEATARPNPADLQAQLAPHLFGSGSDDSGTASAWLPEKAVTMIETRRGGRPAKPAPVAGPRSGGGGGVGLARPAMPALPPPPSHDPVVPARTAPAPVAVGAPDIGPIRLAGAAVPIGPGPRIADVRATAAMKAPVPEAGLVANWSRLHPGVNGADTAVPAPPSAPAETPAGWRPWRFRMSNDVWGTPSVAGDLVYVTSFEVHALDVATGRRRFKTRDVAWSTAVADGRVHASDGPTLFALDAREGADLWRLSTDAWVYALKADRGTVVTGTRGGGVQAWEASTGQKLWEISGCQTDFESPEAGPALHDGTVYVWQDARLRALDARTGDERWSYPIGDTASCGGVPVRVTPAPDGYVYLSAGTRVLAVDVASGRVRWHFEAPAVFLSPPSFVPGPAVTGGGVYLADYLGTVYALDATDGRDRWRIATEARASVEPVLVAAGHVHVGSGKGLYTLDAVTGTPKWRFQAGGDIVGAPAVAEGRIHFGSTDHLLYTLKADDGRLRWKLATGGEITGSPVVRDGVVYACSKDRCVYALDAEKGTGTARTA, encoded by the coding sequence GTGGTGGATCAGCTGACGCAGCACGACCCGCGGCGGATCGGGCCGTTCGAGGTGCTGGGACGGCTGGGTGCCGGCGGCATGGGGCTGGTCTATCTGGCACGCTCGGCGTCCGGCCGGCGCGTGGCGATCAAGACGGTCCGCACCGAGCTCGCCGAGGACCAGCTCTTCCGCGTGCGCTTCACGCGCGAGGTGGAGGCGGCCCGGGCGGTCTCCGGCTTCTATACGGCCGCCGTGGTCGACGCCGACCCGCGTGCCGCCGTGCCCTGGCTGGCCACCGCGTACGTCCCCGCGCCCTCCCTCGAGGAGATAGTGAACGACTGCGGGCCGATGCCGGCCCAGGCGGTGCGCTGGCTGGCGGCGGGCGTCGCGGAGGCGCTGCAGTCCATCCACGGCGCGGGGCTCGTCCACCGCGACCTGAAGCCGTCGAACGTGCTGGTCGTCGAGGACGGCCCCCGGGTGATCGACTTCGGCATCGCGTCCGGCGTCTCGAACACACGTTTGACGATGACGAACGTCGCCGTCGGCACCCCCGCCTACATGTCCCCCGAACAGGCGAAGGACTCGCGCAGCGTGACCGGCGCGAGCGACGTCTTCTCGCTCGGCTCGATGCTGGTGTTCGCCGCGACCGGACACCCGCCCTTCCACGGCGCCAATCCGGTCGAAACCGTTTTCATGCTGCTGCGCGAGGGCCCGGACCTGGAGGGCCTCCCGGACGAGCTGCGTCCGCTCATCGAATCCTGTATGCAGATGGAGGCCACGGCCCGCCCCAACCCGGCCGACCTCCAGGCCCAGCTGGCCCCCCACCTCTTCGGCTCCGGCTCCGACGACAGCGGTACGGCGTCGGCGTGGCTGCCCGAGAAGGCGGTCACCATGATCGAGACGCGGCGCGGCGGCCGCCCGGCGAAACCGGCCCCCGTGGCCGGCCCCCGCAGCGGAGGCGGGGGAGGCGTGGGCCTGGCCCGGCCCGCCATGCCTGCCCTGCCGCCCCCGCCGTCCCATGACCCGGTCGTGCCCGCCCGCACCGCCCCCGCGCCCGTCGCCGTCGGCGCCCCCGACATCGGCCCCATCCGGCTGGCCGGCGCGGCCGTGCCGATCGGCCCCGGCCCCCGCATCGCCGACGTCCGCGCCACGGCCGCCATGAAGGCGCCGGTGCCCGAGGCCGGCCTGGTCGCCAACTGGTCCCGGCTGCACCCCGGCGTCAACGGCGCCGACACCGCCGTACCCGCGCCGCCGAGCGCGCCCGCGGAGACTCCCGCGGGCTGGCGGCCGTGGCGTTTCCGCATGTCGAACGATGTGTGGGGCACGCCGTCGGTCGCCGGGGACCTCGTCTACGTCACCTCCTTCGAGGTGCACGCCCTGGACGTGGCCACCGGCCGGCGCCGCTTCAAGACACGGGACGTGGCCTGGTCGACGGCGGTCGCGGACGGCCGCGTCCACGCCTCCGACGGCCCCACCCTGTTCGCCCTGGACGCCCGCGAGGGCGCCGACCTGTGGCGGCTGTCGACGGACGCCTGGGTGTACGCGCTCAAGGCCGACCGGGGCACGGTCGTCACCGGCACCCGCGGCGGCGGAGTCCAGGCCTGGGAGGCCTCCACCGGCCAGAAGCTGTGGGAGATCTCCGGCTGCCAGACCGACTTCGAGTCCCCGGAGGCGGGCCCCGCGCTGCACGACGGCACGGTCTACGTCTGGCAGGACGCCCGGCTCAGAGCCCTGGACGCCCGCACCGGCGACGAGCGCTGGTCGTACCCGATCGGCGACACGGCGTCCTGCGGCGGCGTCCCGGTCCGCGTCACGCCCGCCCCCGACGGCTACGTCTACCTCTCCGCCGGCACCCGCGTCCTCGCCGTCGACGTGGCGAGCGGCAGGGTGCGCTGGCACTTCGAGGCCCCCGCCGTGTTCCTGTCCCCGCCGTCCTTCGTGCCGGGCCCCGCGGTGACCGGCGGCGGGGTGTACCTCGCCGACTACCTCGGCACCGTCTACGCCCTCGACGCCACCGACGGCCGCGACCGCTGGCGCATCGCCACCGAGGCCCGGGCGTCCGTCGAACCGGTGCTGGTGGCCGCGGGCCATGTCCACGTCGGCAGCGGCAAGGGCCTCTACACCCTGGACGCGGTGACCGGAACGCCGAAGTGGCGTTTCCAGGCGGGCGGCGACATCGTCGGCGCGCCCGCGGTGGCCGAGGGCCGCATCCACTTCGGCTCGACCGACCATCTGCTGTACACCCTGAAGGCCGACGACGGCCGACTGCGCTGGAAGCTGGCGACCGGCGGCGAGATCACCGGCTCCCCGGTGGTCCGGGACGGCGTGGTGTACGCGTGCAGCAAGGACCGCTGCGTGTACGCGCTGGACGCGGAGAAGGGGACCGGGACGGCGAGAACGGCGTAA